A window of Gouania willdenowi chromosome 12, fGouWil2.1, whole genome shotgun sequence contains these coding sequences:
- the LOC114473553 gene encoding uncharacterized protein LOC114473553 encodes MPLWHHFTRREAAGPGNTSSVLLSIIQPVINPKSRMDEPLLFPSPPPPRSCNSSASVEKWCWNLDVRLLVLLVTVVGALVLLLLYKFLHLRHRLRLAQARHALEYFSFYHCATYTLKQATPLQDTPTKNGCVPKPDLPPQTTAITPTPATAPTRRLSCSPLPPLPPPAPPIHALVLPVLSVPLPLPVPPSPHLSWGACSDADVYSRIGAFRPSRLSSQSSQSTVILFEHSSL; translated from the exons ATGCCACTTTGGCATCATTTCACCAGACGTGAAGCTGCTGGACCCGGAAACACTTCTTCAGTCCTGCTGAGCATCATCCAGCCTGTCATCAATCCAAAGAGCAGAATGGATGAACCCCTCCTGTTTCCATCTCCTCCACCTCCGAGGAGCTGCAACTCGTCGGCATCTGTGGAGAAATGGTGCTGGAACCTGGATGTGAGGTTGCTGGTTCTGCTGGTGACTGTGGTGGGAGCGCTGGTCCTGCTGCTGCTCTATAAATTCTTACACCTCCGACACAG GCTGAGGTTGGCCCAGGCCAGGCACGCTTTGGAGTACTTCAGCTTCTACCACTGCGCCACGTACACGCTCAAACAGGCCACGCCTCTTCAAGACACACCAACCAAGAACGGCTGCGTTCCTAAACCCGACCTCCCTCCTCAGACCACAGCAATCACGCCAACACCTGCGACCGCCCCCACACGCCGTCTGTCCTGCTCACCTCTGCCCCCGCTGCCACCTCCTGCCCCGCCCATCCACGCTCTCGTCCTACCCGTCCTGTCCGTCCCCCTGCCTCTACCCGTCCCGCCCAGCCCTCACCTGTCCTGGGGAGCCTGCTCGGACGCAGACGTTTACTCCCGGATCGGAGCGTTCAGGCCTTCCAGGCTTTCCAGCCAGTCCAGCCAATCCACAGTCATCCTGTTTGAGCACTCGTCTCTCTGA
- the LOC114472998 gene encoding tripartite motif-containing protein 16-like translates to MEQEGADLYGETFSCSICLNLLKEPVTVPCGHSYCRTCISSFWDGEAVKNSYSCPQCREAFTPRPVLGKNTMMAEVVEKINKSRRHDAPAVESYATAEDVACDFCTGRKLKAYKSCLVCLASYCKKHLQPHHESAAFKRHKLVDPSEKLQEKICSRHDEVMKIFCRTDQQCICFLCSMDEHKGHDTVSAAAERTEKQRELQESRADIQKNIQDREEDVELLKQQVKTINVSADQTVEHNEQMFTELIRLLQDRRSELKKEVRSKQQTEVSAVRALQEKLEQEISELKKRDAELQQLSHTEDHIQFVLSYSSLSALSVSTHSSIITGPENCFEEVTAAVSELREHLHKVLMEDWTKVCHTVERVDVLQPEPTSRAGFLKYSQEITLDPNTAFIQLSLSEGNRKVTVMKEDQDHPPHPDRFTDHYQVLSRESVTGRCYWEVEWRGRVVCVAVSYKSISRAGNESILGYNNKSWSLKCTTNNYTFNHNNISTTVPGPHSSRIGVYVDHTAGILSFYSICDTMTLLHRVNTTFTEPLHLGLWVWDVGDTAELCKL, encoded by the coding sequence ATGGAGCAGGAAGGAGCTGATCTGTACGGAGAGACCTTCTCCTGTTCCATCTGTCTGAACCTCCTGAAGGAGCCGGTGACCGTTCCCTGTGGACACAGCTACTGCAGGACGTGTATCAGCAGCTTCTGGGATGGAGAGGCTGTGAAGAACAGCTACAGTTGCCCTCAGTGCAGAGAGGCGTTTACACCGAGGCCTGTCCTGGGGAAAAACACCATGATGGCAGAAGTAGTGGAGAAGATAAATAAGAGCAGACGTCACGATGCTCCTGCTGTTGAAAGCTACGCTACAGCTGAAGACGTGGCCTGTGATTTCTGCACTGGAAGGAAACTGAAGGCCTACAAGTCCTGTTTGGTGTGTCTGGCCTCTTATTGTAAGAAACATCTTCAGCCTCATCATGAATCTGCTGCATTCAAGAGACACAAGCTGGTGGATCCATCTGAGAAGCTGCAGGAGAAGATCTGCTCTCGTCATGATGAGGTGATGAAGATCTTCTGCCGCACTGATCAGCAGTGTATCTGTTTTCTCTGCTCCATGGATGAACATAAAGGCCACGACACGGTTTCAGCTGCAGCAGAAAGAACTGAGAAGCAGAGAGAGCTGCAGGAGAGTCGAGCTGACATCCAGAAGAACATCCAGGACAGAGAGGAAGATGTGGAGCTGCTGAAACAGCAGGTGAAGACCATCAACGTCTCTGCTGATCAGACAGTGGAGCACAACGAGCAGATGTTCACTGAGCTGATCCGTCTCCTCCAGGACAGAAGGTCTGAGCTGAAGAAGGAGGTCCGATCCAAGCAGCAGACTGAAGTGAGTGCAGTCCGAGCTCTTCAGGAGAAGCTGGAGCAGGAGATCAGTGAGCTGAAGAAGAGAGACgctgagctgcagcagctctCCCACACTGAGGATCACATCCAGTTTGTCCTCAGCTACAGCTCCCTGTCAGCGCTCAGTGTGTCCACACACTCCTCCATCATCACAGGTCCTGAGAACTGCTTTGAGGAGGTGACAGCAGCTGTGTCAGAGCTCAGAGAACATCTCCACAAAGTCCTGATGGAGGACTGGACCAAAGTCTGTCACACTGTGGAGAGAGTGGATGTTTTACAACCAGAGCCGACGAGCAGAGCTGGATTCTTAAAGTATTCACAGGAAATCACTCTGGATCCAAACACAGCTTTCATTCAGCTCAGTTTATcagaaggaaacagaaaagtaacagTAATGAAAGAAGATCAGGATCATCCTCCTCATCCAGACAGATTCACTGATCATTATCAGGTCCTGAGCAGAGAGAGTGTGACTGGACgttgttactgggaggtggagtggaGAGGGAGAGTAGTTTGTGTAGCTGTTTCATACAAGAGTATCAGCAGAGCAGGGAATGAAAGTATACTTGGTTATAATAACAAATCATggtctttaaaatgtactacaaacaattacacatttaatcacaacaACATCAGCACTACAGTCCCAGGTCCTCATTCCTCCAGGATAGGAGTGTACGTGGATCACACAGCAGGTATTCTGAGCTTCTACAGCATCTGTGACACAATGACTCTCCTCCACAGAGTGAACACCACCTTCACTGAGCCGCTACACCTCGGACTCTGGGTTTGGGATGTTGGAGATACTGCTGAACTCTGTaaactttaa